From Cotesia glomerata isolate CgM1 linkage group LG3, MPM_Cglom_v2.3, whole genome shotgun sequence:
gaatttgttaattataaaacttttaccgttttttttttatttattttgtctttctttatagtttatttatttcatcagactttgatataaaaaattaatttttatttttattgatgattattttaataaatttatgtacaaGCTGCTTTTCGTGTAGCCATTTATCCAACTACTAATTTAAAGATCATCACTATTATGTTGAGAAATATTAATGGTActgaaaataagaaaaaaaatattatgtagTTTAATAtcgtaatttaaatttaaagatgatttaagaacaaaaaaaaaatatcttacttCTTGCCACAGTTCTGATGGATCTGATAAGATTGAGCATTTGAGATTTAATTGTTGGTGGTTCTCCGAAGCCTCTGATATCTTGTTGCGCTCCCCAAccaactaaaaaattgtttttatcatcgatattattaagagaatgagcaaaattttgtggccagtgatttatatgataaaatgggtttttatggttaaatttggtatcataaGAAAGGTCTTGGATTTGGAGTTgtaccttttcaaggtttcatatcattctcactaatagtcaatttatgatgataagtatttaggctacattcgaaaatgctctatctctagatacataattaagaaatgaccttgtatcttgtgaactattgacatttttaaagatataagctcattccgatgttacactcatcaagacttttcatttgagtacccacatcaatttttcatatatttatatgttatatatatgtatatatgaaaaatatatcaaaatgcatgtgggtactcaaattaaagctcttgatgagagtaacatcaggatgagcttatatctttaaaaacgt
This genomic window contains:
- the LOC123260560 gene encoding immediate early response 3-interacting protein 1, coding for MAFTLWTLFEATLLCLNAVCVLHEERFLNKIGWGAQQDIRGFGEPPTIKSQMLNLIRSIRTVARIPLIFLNIIVMIFKLVVG